From one Euzebya rosea genomic stretch:
- a CDS encoding DNA cytosine methyltransferase: MTGVTGLFAGIGGIEEGLRRAGWRSDLLSELIPAAQSVLRERFDADVVGNIADLTALPSSTSVVVAGFPCQDLSSVGRKEGITGARSSLVGHVFRLLATSSVEWVVLENVPFLLHLDRGKAMLVVTQALEELGFAWAYRVVDAQAFGLPQRRRRVVLVASPTHDPRPVLFADDVTRPERPGDGAARGFYWTEGTRALGWAVDAVPPIKGGSSVGVPSPPAIVRPDGFVGTPHLEDAERLQGFPAGWTRPAESVVATRHRWRLVGNAVAVPMAEWVGQRLLEPGDPIDVDAGPAGDSWPKAAFRMPGGLVRQVDVSTDPVWLPRPSLLDFLEKPLAPLSARASAGFLRRCRRGSLRFEDGFLDAVADHHRFMSAEAA, encoded by the coding sequence GTGACCGGTGTCACTGGGTTGTTCGCCGGGATCGGCGGCATCGAGGAGGGCCTGCGCCGCGCAGGCTGGCGCTCCGACCTTCTCAGCGAGCTCATACCAGCCGCGCAGTCCGTGTTGCGTGAGCGCTTCGACGCGGATGTGGTCGGTAACATCGCGGACCTCACAGCGCTGCCTTCAAGCACCTCGGTTGTCGTAGCTGGGTTCCCATGTCAGGACCTCAGCTCGGTCGGTCGCAAGGAAGGGATCACTGGAGCTCGCTCAAGCCTTGTCGGTCACGTCTTCCGGCTTCTGGCCACGTCCTCAGTTGAATGGGTCGTGCTCGAGAACGTTCCATTCCTGCTTCACTTGGACCGCGGGAAGGCGATGCTCGTCGTCACACAGGCGCTTGAGGAACTCGGGTTCGCCTGGGCGTACCGCGTGGTGGACGCACAAGCGTTCGGGCTGCCCCAGCGGCGACGCCGTGTGGTGCTGGTCGCCAGCCCAACGCATGACCCACGCCCCGTGCTGTTCGCCGACGACGTCACGCGTCCAGAGCGTCCCGGAGACGGTGCCGCCCGTGGGTTCTACTGGACCGAGGGCACACGGGCGTTGGGATGGGCTGTAGATGCCGTGCCACCAATCAAGGGCGGGAGCAGCGTCGGCGTGCCGTCACCGCCTGCGATCGTTCGTCCCGATGGCTTCGTCGGAACACCACATCTGGAGGACGCAGAGCGCCTGCAGGGCTTCCCTGCCGGATGGACTCGACCAGCAGAGAGCGTGGTCGCGACCCGTCACCGGTGGCGACTCGTCGGCAACGCGGTTGCGGTCCCGATGGCCGAATGGGTTGGACAGCGGCTCTTGGAGCCCGGCGACCCCATTGATGTGGACGCAGGCCCCGCAGGCGACAGCTGGCCTAAGGCTGCGTTCCGTATGCCAGGTGGGCTGGTCCGACAGGTAGACGTGAGCACCGACCCAGTCTGGTTGCCGCGCCCATCCTTGCTCGACTTCCTAGAGAAACCACTCGCGCCGTTGTCCGCACGGGCCTCCGCCGGCTTCTTGCGCCGATGTCGGAGGGGCAGCCTGCGCTTCGAGGATGGATTCCTTGACGCGGTGGCAGACCATCACCGTTTCATGAGTGCGGAGGCCGCGTAG
- a CDS encoding DNA cytosine methyltransferase, whose amino-acid sequence MIDQDDSQVLSRPPVAAAESFFAAGGSLYRRLLRADGTVTSSLVASPHAGQASLPDGPVTPDTADRLYLQRRSAPTVDRSSPALHAVDLFCGVGGLSEGLAEAARAVGRQLHVALAVDSNDEMARAFRRNRSEARTFVGDVRTLLDSELDSPLSSRERQLRAELGSIDFLVGGPPCQGHSAFNNRTRHADSRNALYTVMARAAQVLQPTHVIIENVPGATSDRSDVVRRTTDSLVQAGYEIDEGVVDVTDLGVAQRRRRFVVVASRLERPSLARTVAAHRRPTRSVGWAIGDLDGQAPDSLLDQQARSAGATRRRIDYLFRNNLHDLPNEQRPACHQGSHSYKSVYGRMHLDRPAQTITRGFYSMCMGRYVHPTRRRTITAHEAARLQHFPDSFDWSEITSRGALALAVANAVPPRLSYSVAVELLR is encoded by the coding sequence ATGATTGATCAGGATGACTCACAGGTGCTGTCGCGACCCCCAGTCGCGGCAGCTGAGAGCTTCTTCGCTGCCGGAGGCTCCCTGTACCGAAGGTTGCTAAGAGCCGACGGGACCGTCACGTCGTCGCTCGTCGCATCGCCGCACGCGGGCCAGGCATCGCTCCCCGATGGGCCCGTGACGCCCGACACGGCGGACAGGCTCTATCTCCAGCGCAGGTCGGCGCCGACCGTTGACCGTTCGTCGCCTGCCTTGCACGCAGTGGACCTCTTCTGCGGCGTTGGCGGTCTCTCCGAGGGCTTGGCCGAGGCAGCCCGCGCCGTGGGCCGGCAGCTTCACGTTGCGTTGGCCGTTGACTCCAACGATGAGATGGCCCGCGCGTTCCGGCGAAATCGCTCTGAGGCTCGCACGTTCGTGGGCGACGTCAGGACCTTGCTCGACAGCGAGCTCGATTCGCCGCTCTCCTCCCGCGAGCGACAACTCCGTGCTGAGCTCGGCAGCATCGACTTTTTGGTTGGTGGGCCACCTTGTCAAGGGCACTCCGCGTTCAATAACCGCACGCGCCATGCTGATTCACGGAATGCGCTCTACACGGTCATGGCACGCGCGGCCCAGGTCCTTCAGCCGACACACGTCATCATAGAAAACGTTCCCGGAGCGACCAGCGATAGAAGCGATGTTGTTCGCCGGACCACCGACTCTCTTGTCCAAGCCGGCTACGAGATCGACGAAGGTGTGGTCGACGTCACCGACCTGGGTGTGGCCCAGCGGCGCCGGCGATTCGTAGTGGTCGCCTCACGGCTGGAGCGACCCTCCCTTGCACGGACCGTGGCAGCCCATAGGCGCCCCACGCGCTCTGTCGGTTGGGCCATTGGGGATCTTGACGGGCAGGCCCCCGATAGCCTCTTGGATCAGCAAGCGCGTTCGGCTGGTGCCACCCGGCGTCGCATCGACTACCTCTTTCGGAACAACCTTCACGACCTTCCAAACGAGCAGCGCCCTGCGTGCCACCAAGGTTCGCACTCGTACAAGTCTGTCTACGGACGGATGCACCTTGACCGCCCCGCGCAGACCATCACACGGGGCTTCTACTCAATGTGCATGGGGCGATACGTCCACCCAACTCGGCGGCGGACGATCACCGCTCATGAGGCTGCAAGGCTGCAGCACTTCCCCGATTCATTTGACTGGTCGGAGATCACCTCAAGGGGCGCCCTCGCCTTGGCCGTCGCCAACGCCGTTCCTCCGAGGCTTTCCTACTCGGTAGCTGTGGAGCTCCTCAGGTGA
- a CDS encoding ParA family protein has product MAVVNLKGGSGKTTTPMHLAAAWHDAGERVLVIDADPQGSAVAWASDCAETGTPLPWPVLGRASGTLHSEKPTLAAGWNVVVIDCPPAAADHRVVRSAIRAADCIVVPCRPTAPDTRRVAPTRELVVELATEHDLDVSLAVLLTQTRAGTIARTAYREALDSSGVAVLNTEVPLREVFAWAEGSAIQRDALEHYRSVAAELDTLRRP; this is encoded by the coding sequence GTGGCGGTCGTCAACCTGAAGGGCGGCTCGGGCAAGACGACAACGCCGATGCACTTGGCGGCGGCATGGCACGACGCGGGCGAGCGCGTGCTCGTCATCGACGCCGATCCTCAGGGGTCGGCTGTCGCGTGGGCATCGGACTGCGCCGAGACGGGGACGCCGCTGCCGTGGCCGGTCTTGGGCCGAGCCTCAGGCACGCTGCACAGCGAGAAGCCGACGCTGGCGGCGGGCTGGAACGTCGTGGTCATCGACTGCCCGCCCGCGGCAGCCGACCACCGCGTCGTCCGATCCGCGATCCGTGCAGCCGACTGCATCGTGGTTCCGTGTCGACCAACAGCCCCGGACACGCGCCGTGTCGCACCGACCCGCGAGTTGGTGGTCGAGCTGGCCACCGAGCACGACCTCGACGTCTCCCTCGCGGTGCTTCTCACTCAGACCCGGGCGGGAACTATCGCGCGCACGGCGTACCGCGAGGCCCTGGACTCCTCAGGAGTCGCGGTGCTGAACACTGAGGTCCCGCTCCGAGAGGTCTTCGCGTGGGCGGAGGGCAGCGCGATCCAGCGGGACGCGCTCGAGCACTACCGCTCGGTCGCGGCCGAGCTCGACACGCTGAGGAGGCCGTGA
- a CDS encoding excisionase family DNA-binding protein, producing MNDIDQGTVLDREPATLLGDELPLTITVEEASALLGISLRSTYRAVNAGHIPSTRIGRRFHVLIPRLREQLGLTEPELVHALTCVRENAAT from the coding sequence ATGAACGACATCGACCAAGGGACGGTGCTTGACCGCGAACCGGCCACGCTGCTGGGCGACGAGCTCCCGCTGACCATCACCGTGGAGGAGGCCAGCGCCCTCCTCGGTATCTCCCTCCGCTCGACCTACCGGGCCGTGAACGCCGGGCACATCCCCTCTACCCGGATCGGCCGGCGGTTCCACGTCCTGATCCCGCGGCTCCGCGAGCAGCTGGGCCTGACCGAGCCCGAACTCGTCCATGCACTCACCTGCGTCCGAGAGAATGCCGCGACGTGA
- a CDS encoding tyrosine-type recombinase/integrase — protein sequence MRGTVFKRCGSCNRRVTQRLCEHCEASTVSWGYRLKVAKKPGGTWQEQWKFGFPTKGAANDALAKQQAAIRENRHVVPSTMTVEDYLTTVGLEATKPPRVRPQTWNDRAAKIRLHVAPHLGHLRLQELTPGDLTELYNHLLIDGNQRDGGGLSVTSVRSLHRILRKAFNDAMRWGHLPHNPTALADPPPAANERASRRRSMKIWTPEQLGTFLAATEGQPHHVLWSLAAFTGMRRSELLALAWNEVRLDTGRIHVRASMVTEPDGTYVRSHELKSATSARTIELDPDTVQLLVQHRADTRPLHNPLDLVFPGTAGDGWLSPPAISIAFRRAVRSVDVPIVRFHDLRHTHASLLLQSRVNPKVVSERLGHSSVAFTLDTYAHVLPGMQADAATQLRALVRDGRTTSTATPMTERNA from the coding sequence GTGAGGGGCACCGTCTTCAAGCGGTGCGGCTCGTGCAACCGCCGCGTCACGCAACGCCTCTGCGAGCACTGCGAGGCCTCCACCGTCTCATGGGGCTACCGCCTGAAGGTCGCCAAGAAGCCCGGCGGGACCTGGCAGGAGCAGTGGAAGTTCGGTTTCCCCACCAAGGGCGCCGCCAACGATGCCCTCGCCAAGCAGCAGGCCGCCATCCGCGAGAACCGGCACGTCGTCCCCTCGACCATGACCGTCGAGGACTACCTCACCACCGTCGGGCTCGAGGCCACCAAGCCCCCGCGCGTCCGGCCGCAGACCTGGAACGACCGCGCCGCGAAGATCCGACTCCACGTCGCCCCGCACCTCGGCCACCTCCGCCTGCAGGAGCTCACCCCCGGCGACCTGACCGAGCTCTACAACCACCTCCTGATCGACGGGAACCAGCGCGACGGCGGGGGACTGTCGGTCACGTCGGTCCGCAGCCTGCACCGGATCCTCCGCAAGGCGTTCAACGACGCGATGCGCTGGGGCCACCTGCCCCACAACCCCACGGCCCTCGCTGACCCACCGCCCGCCGCCAACGAGCGCGCGTCCCGCCGCCGGTCGATGAAGATCTGGACGCCCGAGCAGCTGGGCACCTTCCTCGCCGCCACCGAAGGTCAGCCCCACCACGTCCTCTGGAGCCTCGCCGCCTTCACCGGCATGCGCCGCTCCGAGCTGCTCGCCCTCGCGTGGAACGAGGTGCGCCTGGACACCGGCCGCATCCACGTCCGCGCCAGCATGGTCACCGAGCCCGACGGCACCTACGTTCGCAGCCACGAGCTCAAGAGCGCCACTTCGGCCCGCACGATCGAGCTGGACCCCGACACCGTCCAGCTGCTCGTCCAGCACCGCGCCGACACCCGACCCCTCCACAACCCGCTGGACCTGGTGTTCCCCGGCACCGCCGGCGACGGCTGGCTCAGCCCGCCCGCGATCAGCATTGCGTTCCGTCGCGCCGTCCGGTCCGTCGACGTGCCGATCGTGCGGTTTCACGATTTGAGGCACACACACGCGTCGCTGCTCCTGCAATCCCGCGTCAACCCGAAGGTCGTGAGCGAGCGCCTCGGCCACTCCTCGGTCGCCTTCACGCTCGACACCTACGCCCACGTCCTGCCCGGCATGCAGGCCGACGCGGCGACCCAGCTGCGGGCCCTCGTCAGGGACGGCAGGACCACCTCGACAGCCACCCCGATGACGGAAAGGAACGCCTGA
- a CDS encoding GntR family transcriptional regulator yields the protein MTDRPLPFFADCAIDVDGPVPIYYQLQEWLSERIADGDLAPGSRLPSERDFAEQLGISRMTVRQAVDRLVRQGRLERRRGNGTFVTPPKVTGTLTDLRSASSELRAQGRHSAVTVLDVTTESPRTSIRRRLNLDPGADTAIRLRRLRKADGVPLSLETSWLPRHLTQPLLTADLATRSLNDVLQQDCGLTLDRATERLTVITLDEYEATHLHSQPGDPAFLLERTTTDDAGRPVEYVKSVLRGDLFAFETVRTGADVTASALAHPTPTTNG from the coding sequence GTGACTGACCGCCCGCTCCCGTTCTTCGCCGACTGCGCCATCGACGTCGACGGGCCAGTTCCGATCTACTACCAGCTGCAGGAGTGGCTGAGCGAACGCATCGCCGACGGCGACCTCGCGCCCGGCAGCCGCCTGCCCTCCGAACGCGACTTCGCCGAGCAGCTCGGGATCAGCCGCATGACGGTCCGCCAGGCCGTGGACCGCTTGGTCCGGCAGGGCCGGCTGGAGCGGCGACGCGGGAACGGGACGTTCGTCACCCCGCCGAAGGTCACGGGCACCCTCACCGATCTCCGCAGCGCCTCCTCCGAGCTCCGCGCACAGGGACGACACAGCGCCGTCACCGTCCTCGACGTGACCACCGAGAGCCCGCGCACCAGCATCCGCCGCCGCCTGAACCTCGACCCCGGAGCCGACACCGCGATCCGCCTCCGCCGCCTGCGCAAGGCCGACGGCGTCCCCCTCAGCCTCGAGACCTCCTGGCTGCCACGCCACCTCACCCAGCCGCTGCTGACCGCCGACCTCGCCACGCGATCCCTCAACGACGTCCTCCAGCAGGACTGCGGTCTGACCCTCGACCGGGCCACCGAACGCCTGACCGTGATCACCCTCGACGAGTACGAGGCCACCCACCTGCACTCCCAGCCCGGCGACCCCGCCTTCCTGCTGGAGCGCACGACAACCGACGACGCCGGTCGCCCGGTGGAGTACGTCAAGAGCGTCCTGCGCGGCGATTTGTTCGCCTTCGAGACCGTCCGCACCGGCGCCGACGTGACCGCCTCCGCCCTCGCACACCCCACGCCGACCACGAACGGATGA
- a CDS encoding ADP-ribosylglycohydrolase family protein, with protein sequence MTMPPAPTDLAAIPGTTADRALGALYGVALGDAMGMPGELWPRRRILDHFGWIDRFLPGPDGHFVVDGFVAGQVTDDTQQTMMLAGAILAGGGRARGEVVAEHLVAWADRVGATGGNFLGPSSERAIGLLRSGAPLEEAGVRGDTNGAAMRIVPVGVLVPSDDLDDLVDQVVECCRPSHYTDIAIGGAAMIAAAVSTAIDTGSVRDAVRAADRILDRAANHGNPAPGASLRRRLSMALSIVASDSDDDAVLQELYDVIGAGVATTEAVPTAVAIALMGGGDPVRTAVLCANLGGDTDTIGAMATGIAGAAGGFDAIPDELVATLESANDLSPLRDLALGLASHRTATSTS encoded by the coding sequence ATGACCATGCCACCCGCCCCCACCGACCTCGCCGCCATTCCCGGCACCACCGCCGACCGGGCCCTCGGCGCCCTCTACGGCGTCGCCCTCGGCGACGCGATGGGCATGCCCGGTGAGCTGTGGCCCCGCCGTCGGATCCTCGACCACTTCGGTTGGATCGACCGCTTCCTCCCCGGCCCCGACGGCCACTTCGTCGTCGACGGCTTCGTCGCCGGGCAGGTCACCGACGACACGCAGCAGACGATGATGCTGGCCGGCGCCATCCTGGCCGGCGGCGGACGGGCGCGGGGCGAGGTCGTGGCCGAGCACCTCGTCGCCTGGGCCGACCGCGTCGGTGCCACGGGCGGCAACTTCCTCGGCCCGAGCAGCGAACGGGCCATCGGCCTGCTCCGCTCCGGCGCACCCCTCGAGGAAGCCGGCGTCCGCGGTGACACCAACGGGGCGGCCATGCGCATCGTGCCCGTCGGCGTGCTCGTGCCCTCCGACGACCTCGACGACCTCGTCGACCAGGTCGTGGAGTGCTGCCGCCCGTCGCACTACACCGACATCGCCATCGGCGGCGCGGCCATGATCGCCGCCGCCGTCAGCACCGCGATCGACACCGGCTCGGTGCGCGACGCCGTCAGGGCGGCCGACCGGATCCTCGACCGGGCCGCCAACCACGGCAACCCCGCGCCCGGCGCGTCGCTGCGCCGCCGGCTGTCGATGGCGCTGTCCATCGTCGCCTCGGACTCCGACGACGATGCCGTCCTGCAGGAGCTCTACGACGTCATCGGCGCCGGGGTGGCGACGACCGAGGCCGTCCCCACCGCCGTCGCGATCGCGCTGATGGGCGGCGGCGACCCGGTCCGCACCGCCGTCCTGTGCGCCAACCTCGGCGGGGACACCGACACGATCGGCGCGATGGCGACCGGCATCGCCGGCGCGGCGGGCGGCTTCGACGCCATCCCCGACGAGCTCGTCGCGACCCTCGAGTCCGCCAACGACCTCTCCCCCCTCCGCGACCTCGCCCTGGGCCTGGCATCGCACCGAACCGCCACCTCGACGTCGTGA
- a CDS encoding BMP family lipoprotein yields MNGQTTTSPTRPTRLHAALLLVLALVLAACGASEPTDTTDTADAPDTPDTADTQDTADTPDTPDTDDPQATADDAGDISVAIVLNGELGDEAFFDSAARGAAMAEEEHGVEVRVIEAGLDAAGWEPALRSAVASGDHDLVITGTQPMAEILGPIAEEFPDQQFVFYDAALDAPNIHSITYAQHEGSFLAGALAALTTTSAEIEGTNPDATIGFIGGLDLPVINDFLNGFTQGAQYVDSSVEVLSAYAGDFGDPARGLELASTQIAQGADVIYQVAGGTGAGVFQAATDAGTYAIGVDTNQNGIAPGTILSSMMKNVDVSLAAAIGDFAAGDLAFGTTEVYGLANGGVGLATDELYEDHVPADIRERIEEITQELLAGEITVESILGQ; encoded by the coding sequence ATGAACGGCCAGACCACGACCAGCCCGACACGCCCGACCCGCCTCCACGCTGCCCTGCTGCTCGTCCTCGCCTTGGTGCTGGCCGCCTGCGGCGCCAGCGAGCCCACCGACACGACCGACACCGCCGACGCCCCGGACACGCCCGACACCGCCGACACGCAGGACACGGCCGACACTCCCGACACGCCCGACACCGATGACCCGCAGGCCACCGCGGACGACGCCGGCGACATCAGCGTCGCCATCGTGCTGAACGGCGAGCTCGGCGACGAGGCCTTCTTCGACTCCGCCGCCCGCGGTGCCGCGATGGCCGAGGAGGAGCACGGGGTCGAGGTCCGGGTCATCGAGGCGGGCCTGGACGCCGCCGGGTGGGAGCCTGCCCTCCGCTCGGCCGTCGCCTCCGGCGACCACGACCTCGTCATCACCGGCACCCAGCCGATGGCGGAGATCCTCGGCCCCATCGCCGAGGAGTTCCCCGACCAGCAGTTCGTCTTCTACGACGCCGCCCTCGACGCCCCCAACATCCACTCCATCACCTACGCCCAGCACGAGGGGTCGTTCCTCGCGGGTGCACTCGCGGCCCTCACGACCACGTCGGCCGAGATCGAGGGCACCAACCCCGACGCGACCATCGGGTTCATCGGCGGCCTCGACCTGCCGGTCATCAACGACTTCCTCAACGGCTTCACCCAGGGCGCCCAGTACGTCGACAGCTCCGTCGAGGTGCTCAGCGCCTACGCCGGCGACTTCGGTGACCCCGCCCGCGGCCTCGAGCTCGCCTCCACCCAGATCGCCCAGGGCGCCGACGTCATCTACCAGGTGGCCGGCGGCACGGGCGCCGGCGTCTTCCAGGCCGCCACCGACGCCGGCACCTACGCCATCGGCGTGGACACCAACCAGAACGGCATCGCACCGGGCACGATCCTGTCCTCGATGATGAAGAACGTCGACGTCTCCCTGGCCGCCGCGATCGGTGACTTCGCCGCCGGGGACCTGGCGTTCGGCACCACCGAGGTCTACGGCCTGGCCAACGGCGGCGTGGGCCTGGCCACCGACGAGCTCTACGAGGACCACGTCCCCGCCGACATCCGCGAGCGCATCGAGGAGATCACCCAGGAGCTGCTCGCCGGCGAGATCACCGTCGAGTCGATCCTCGGTCAGTGA
- a CDS encoding ABC transporter ATP-binding protein — protein MTPTTDSTTPPALQVRGVSKTYPDGTVANDRVDLIVTAGHIHAVMGENGAGKSTLMRVVHGLETPDAGDMVLHGRPFTPRDARQAIAAGVGMVHQHFRLVDELTVAENVTLGREPRRGPFVDRDAARRRVATLAVDLGTDIDPDRPVGELSVGQKQRVEILRVLDQGARLIVLDEPSAVLTPQEVDGLFTALRRLADEGRTVVFITHKLREVLDHADAVTVMRDGRTVGSRAVADVDEAALARLMVGRDVVLTGTRTPHTPGEEVLAVEGVTVHHDGRTLLDHVTLSVHAGEVVGIAGIDGNGQDELVDVVTGLRTPTAGRTRIGGIDLPNDPAAVRRLGVGHIAADRTDRGTAAASSIADNLVVSRLGDVARHGVLDRRAVRQHAEDAITIHDIRGGTPDTPVASLSGGNAQKVVIARELHGDPRLLVAAQPTRGVDIGAIERIHDELRRRRDDGAAILLVSTELSELRSLADRLVVLQGGRVTARYDDPDTVDDETLGRAMAGEVSA, from the coding sequence GTGACCCCCACGACCGACTCGACCACACCCCCCGCGCTGCAGGTGCGGGGGGTCAGCAAGACCTATCCCGACGGCACCGTCGCCAACGATCGCGTCGACCTGATCGTCACCGCCGGGCACATCCACGCCGTCATGGGGGAGAACGGCGCAGGCAAGTCGACCCTGATGCGGGTCGTCCACGGCCTGGAGACCCCCGACGCCGGCGACATGGTCCTGCACGGCCGTCCCTTCACCCCCCGGGACGCCCGCCAGGCCATCGCCGCCGGCGTCGGGATGGTCCACCAGCACTTCCGGCTGGTCGACGAGCTGACCGTCGCCGAGAACGTCACCCTCGGCCGCGAACCACGCCGCGGGCCCTTCGTCGACCGTGACGCCGCCCGCCGACGCGTCGCGACGCTGGCCGTCGACCTGGGCACCGACATCGACCCGGACCGGCCGGTCGGCGAGCTGTCGGTCGGGCAGAAGCAACGCGTGGAGATCCTCCGCGTGCTCGACCAGGGCGCACGGCTGATCGTCCTCGACGAACCCTCCGCCGTGCTGACCCCACAGGAGGTCGACGGGCTGTTCACCGCGCTGCGCCGCCTGGCCGACGAGGGCCGCACCGTCGTGTTCATCACCCACAAGCTGCGCGAGGTGCTCGACCACGCCGACGCCGTCACCGTGATGCGCGACGGCCGGACCGTGGGCTCTCGCGCTGTCGCCGACGTCGACGAGGCCGCCCTCGCCCGGCTGATGGTGGGCCGCGACGTCGTGCTGACCGGCACGCGAACCCCTCACACCCCGGGGGAGGAGGTGCTGGCGGTGGAGGGGGTCACGGTCCACCACGACGGCCGGACGCTGCTCGACCACGTGACGCTGTCGGTGCACGCCGGCGAGGTCGTCGGCATCGCCGGCATCGACGGCAACGGCCAGGACGAGCTGGTCGACGTCGTCACCGGTCTCCGCACCCCGACGGCCGGCCGGACCCGCATCGGTGGCATCGACCTGCCGAATGACCCTGCTGCCGTGCGGCGCCTCGGCGTCGGCCACATCGCCGCCGACCGCACCGATCGCGGCACCGCCGCGGCCAGCAGCATCGCCGACAACCTGGTCGTCAGCCGGCTTGGCGACGTCGCCCGCCACGGGGTCCTCGACCGTCGGGCCGTACGCCAGCACGCCGAGGACGCCATCACCATTCACGACATCCGCGGCGGCACCCCCGACACCCCCGTCGCCAGCCTCTCCGGCGGCAACGCCCAGAAGGTCGTCATCGCCCGCGAGCTGCACGGCGACCCCCGGCTGCTCGTCGCCGCACAACCGACCCGCGGGGTCGACATCGGCGCCATCGAGCGCATCCACGACGAGCTCCGCCGCCGCCGTGACGACGGCGCGGCCATCCTGCTGGTCTCCACCGAGCTGTCGGAGCTGCGCAGCCTGGCCGACCGCCTCGTCGTCCTGCAGGGCGGTCGGGTGACCGCCCGCTACGACGACCCCGACACCGTCGACGACGAAACGCTCGGCCGCGCCATGGCCGGCGAGGTCTCCGCATGA
- a CDS encoding ABC transporter permease, giving the protein MSAQPGATAPPRTASTVAVAAGAMALGVVLIVLVSDQPAASVRAFLLGPFDGTFQIGTMLARAVPYTFTGLAVALGFRAGVFNIGAEGQLYLGTLAGTAVALTVSLPGPALIVAALLAAAVAGGLWGFVPGILRARWATNEIVTTLMLNFVAVLLVSWVVSGPLLDPGGLGFPQTAFLPDSARLPRFLPPSSAHLGLVIGILVCIAGHWLLTRTTLGYDMRIAGDNPAFLRYGGRSPQRAITASMALGGAMAGLGGIAVVMGEQGRLIDGFSTGYGFVGILIALLAGNRPLVIPIAALFYAYLTSGAAVMETVTDVPREVVTIVQGTLFLFVTVTVLARTRTRPAREVEG; this is encoded by the coding sequence ATGAGCGCCCAGCCGGGTGCGACGGCGCCACCCCGAACCGCCTCGACCGTCGCGGTCGCCGCCGGTGCGATGGCCCTCGGGGTCGTGCTGATCGTCCTGGTCTCCGACCAGCCCGCCGCCTCGGTCCGCGCCTTCCTCCTGGGCCCCTTCGACGGCACCTTCCAGATCGGCACCATGCTGGCGCGAGCGGTCCCCTACACCTTCACCGGCCTCGCCGTGGCCCTCGGGTTCCGCGCGGGGGTGTTCAACATCGGCGCAGAGGGACAGCTGTACCTGGGCACCCTGGCGGGCACCGCCGTCGCGCTGACCGTGTCGCTGCCCGGTCCCGCGCTGATCGTCGCGGCCCTCCTGGCCGCCGCGGTGGCCGGCGGCCTGTGGGGCTTCGTCCCCGGGATCCTGCGGGCGCGGTGGGCGACCAACGAGATCGTCACGACGCTGATGCTCAACTTCGTCGCCGTGCTGCTCGTGTCGTGGGTGGTCAGCGGCCCGCTGCTGGACCCCGGCGGCCTCGGGTTCCCCCAGACGGCGTTCCTGCCCGACAGCGCCCGGCTGCCCCGGTTCCTCCCGCCGTCAAGCGCCCACCTGGGGCTGGTCATCGGCATCCTCGTGTGCATCGCCGGACACTGGCTGCTGACTCGCACCACCCTCGGCTACGACATGCGCATCGCCGGGGACAACCCCGCCTTCCTGCGCTACGGCGGCCGGTCACCGCAGCGGGCCATCACCGCCTCGATGGCGCTCGGTGGTGCCATGGCCGGCCTCGGCGGCATCGCGGTGGTCATGGGGGAGCAGGGACGACTGATCGACGGGTTCTCCACCGGCTACGGGTTCGTGGGGATCCTGATCGCGTTGCTGGCCGGCAACCGGCCGCTGGTCATCCCGATCGCCGCGCTGTTCTACGCCTACCTGACGTCGGGAGCAGCGGTCATGGAGACCGTCACCGACGTGCCGCGCGAGGTCGTCACCATCGTGCAGGGCACGCTGTTCCTGTTCGTCACCGTCACCGTCCTGGCCCGCACACGGACCCGCCCGGCCCGGGAGGTGGAGGGGTGA